The Candidatus Paceibacterota bacterium region TATTGGCCGAGAAAGTATCTCATCGACATAGACGGATTCATCCGCTATGACCATATCGGTGAAGGGGGCTATGGAGAGACCGAGGAAAAGATACAGGATCTGTTGAAGGAGCGCGCCGACGTTTTGGGCTTGGGCGCCGCCGTGTCATCGTCGATCGACATGCCGACGATGCCGGAAGCGGTGAGCCAGGCTCCGGAGTCGTTGGATCAGAGCAGGGAGACGTATTTTGGTTCTGCGAGGAACGAATTTTTCGGCAATGGCGCTCCGGGCCGGACGACAGGCGGCATGTTCACGATACCTGACAAACCGACGCTCAACCGGTTCTATCTTGGCGGCGAATGGAGCATCCTTCCTGACCATGCCGAAAACACCGCGGTGCCGGCAAAGATCGTCTACCCGTTCGTGGCGCGCAAGGTGTTCTTTGTCGCGTCGGCCGATTCCCCGGTCGCCGTAAACGTCTCCGTAGACGGAAAGGCCCTTGCTCCGATCACGGTCCATGAAGCGCGCCTCTATGACGTGTATGCGACCGACGCTCTGGGCCAGCATACGCTCGAGCTCTCCCCGCAGGGGAAGGGGCTCCAAGCGTTCACATTGACGTTCGGGAACTAATGCCGATGGCCGGCGTGCTCGATGACGCGCATCTCTTCTTCTATCTTTTTATCATCGTCGGCGGGGGAAGGATTCTTTACGAGCATGAATACGGCGATCACGGTTGTCACCGGGACGGCGAGAATGAGCCCTATGGATCCCACGAGGGAGCGGACGATCTCGGTCGCGAACGTCTCTCGGTTCAATATGAGCCCGATCGATTCGCCTGAAGCCGAATAGAAGAGGAGGAGCAGGGGAAGCGACGCGCCGACATATGCGATGGCGAGCGTGTTCACGAGCGCGCCGATATGCTCGCGGCCTATGCGTATCGCCCGGCTGTATATAGTCCTGCGCGAGACGTGAGGGGCGATGCGGTGGAGCTCTTCGACCGATATGGCCTGGCCGATAGCGGCGTCGTACATGACGCCGAGCAGGCCGATGAGGATTCCGCCTAAAAGTATGCCCGCCAGATCGAGCGTGCCGCGGAAATTGAAATTGAGGTACGTCGCTTCTTCGTCCCCGAAACCGGCCAGCCGCGCGTAGCCGATCGCAAAATGGGCGAAGATCCCGACGATGAGAACGGTGACGACCATGCCGATGACCGCCGACGTCGTGGTCTTATTGAATCCGTGCGTTATATACGAGCCGAGGACGATGATGACCGATGAGACGACGATCGAAAGCAGGATAGGGGAATAGCCCTGGATGATTCCGGGGATGAGGGCGAAAACGATGAATGCGAGACTGCCGATGAGAGATGCGATGCCCCGCGCGCCCTGTTTTCCGCCGAATATGACGACGAGAATGACGAATATGATCGCGAGCATGCCGAGCTGGGGCAGGCGATCGGGTTCCGAGACGATGAATGTCTCGGTGCCGCCGTCCCACGGCACGAGGTGCGCCGCATAGAACGTCTCGCCTTCCTCGAGGCGGATGAGATCGTTTTTGATCGTCACGGTCTTGCCTTCGGCGAGGCCGGTAAGGATCTTCGCTTCGATATTCTGGATCAGATGAGGGGTATCAGTGCCCGGAATCATCTCCGTATTCGAATCTATGATGTGAACCACCTGGGCTCTCACGATCTCTTGCTTGTCCTGCATGACCTCCTGGCCATGCGCGCTGTTCGCGGCAAAAGCGAGGATGGAAATAAGGATAAAGAGTATTCTTTTCATGCCGCGCTCATTATACAGCGCATCGTTTGCATATGCCGAAGAATTCGAGGGTATGGTCGGTGATCTCCGCGAAGCGCTTCATGGCGAGCGAGTTTGCCGAAGGCATCGGCGCGCAGGCGTCCACCGATTCCATGGCGCCGCATGCCGTGCAGGTGATGTGATGATGATGCGGTCGGCCGATATTGGTCTCATAGAGTGCTTCGGTGCTGCCGATGTCTATCTTGCGGACGAGCTTTGCTTTCAGGAGAGTCTCCAGGGTGCGGTAGAGAGTTGCGGTGTCGTGTTTTTGCACGGATCGACGGAGCTCTTTTATCGAAACAGGGCGATCGAAATGCGAGAGGGCGGTCAAGATGTGGATCCTGGCTTTAGTCACTTTGCGCTTCGCGGTATATATATGGGTGCCGAGGGCGATCTCTTCGCTCGTATATTTTTCTAGGATGTCTTTTTTGTTCGACGGTCGGCGATTGTGCATAAAACCATGATATTCTAGTTGCAAATGATTTGCAACTAGAATATCATGGTTTTCGAGACGATATCTCGCCTCAAGTCCTCGATTTTATCTATCTAATATTTGCTCGTCCTATCATGATCATCCTGATTGCCCTCGGCGCATTAGCGGCTACGTTCTTCGGCGGTCTCTTCGCTCTCAGATGGAGCGACAAGCTCCATCTGATCCTCGGCTTTTCCGCGGGCGCTCTTATCGGCGTCGCATTGTTCGACCTCATGCCGGAGGCATTAGAGCTCGGCGGGGGATATTGGAACCTCGACATGCTCATGCTCGCCCTAGCGGGGGGATTCACCGCGTATCTTCTCCTTGATCGGATGTTCCTTATGCACTGCCATGAAGAGGACCATGACCATCGCTCTCATCACGCGCATCGCGGACGATTCGGCGCGGGAAGCCTCTCGTTCCATAGCTTCCTCGACGGCGCGGCGATAGGCGTCGCCTTCCACGTATCGCCGGTCATCGGTGCGGTCGTCGCGGCGGCGGTCTTGGCCCATGATTTCTCCGACGGTATCAATACGGTGAGCATGATCCTCCGACACGGCGGGGAAAAGAGGCAGGCGTTCCGCTGGCTCGTCGTGGACGCGGTCGCGCCGGTCGTCGGCATCGCCTCGACCTATTTCTTCTCGATATCGGAATCAGCGCTCTCGCTCGTCCTCATGGTGTTCTGCGGATTCTTTATATATATAGGCGCGAGCGACCTCCTGCCGGAAAGCCATCATAAGCACCCGACCCGCTGGACGACCATCACGACCATCATAGGCATGGCGGTCATATATATGGTGGTGCATATCGCAGGGGTTTAGGTATACTAGACCCCTATGAAAAGGACATTGAAGAAGATGAAGGACCACCGCGCGGCGTTCGGCGTCTGTTCCGGGATCGCCTATTGGATCGGCGCTCCTGTGTGGCTCGTACGATTCGCATGGGTATGTTCGGTGCTCTTCTGGGGCACGGGCTGCGCGCTCTATCTCATCCTCGCCGTATTCATGCCGACGTGGGAGAAAGACCCTGCTGATTTCGACCAGGTAACGGGACATAAAGACGCTGCCTAAGCAAAAAGCTCCCTCGAGGGAGCTTTTTTATTTGTGGAGATGCCGAGAGTCGAACTCGGGTGCAGAAAGATGTTCCAGTTGCTTCTACGCGACCTAGCGGTCTTTTGCCAGTGAGGCTTTAAGCGGGCGCACTATAAAGATTCGCGAAACGTGCGGACGCCGATCTTCGCGGGCCGAAGCCCTTCGATAAGGAGCGAAGAGTCTCCGTATCTATCCTGGATCTATAACACCGGGTCCTGCCGCGCCAGGAATGCGAGCGGGCCGATGTCGTTTAGGCGGGGCTTATTAAGCAGCCGCGTAAGCGAATGAAAACGTGTTCGTCGCGAAAGGCGATTTTACAGATTTTGCATTTGATGGGCGGAAAGTTTAGAGAGGTATCCTGCTCTATCGCGCGCAAAGGGAAGCTGTCCCTCTGTCTATGCCTGTCATCCCCATTATTCTTGTCCTTTCAATGTTCTCCTGATGTCCCGGTCGGTCTCGCGCTTTTGGATCGAAGCCCGTTTGTCGAACTTCTTCTTGCCGCGGACGACTGCAATAGCTACCTTGAGCTTTGTTCCTTTATTATACACCCGAATTGGCACTATTGTCAAGCCCTTCTTGGCTTCCATATCAGCCAATTGGCGTATTTCGGCCTTGGTCATGATCAGTCGGCGCATGCGCATCGGGTCATAATCTGCCGGAGTGTTCGTCGGCTGATAGGGAGCGATTGACATCTGCAGTATATACGCCTCTCCGCCGCGTATAGTTACATAGGCGCCGTCGAGCACGGCGCCGTGCGTGCGCAAGGACTTCGCTTCGAGGCCGAGCAATTCGATGCCGGCCTCGTATTCATCGAGGATCTCGTAGTCGAAGAAGGCTTTTTTGTTTTCCGCGAGGGCCATGCGTTCATGCTATCACACATCGCAAATCATCTGCTCGCCGTTTCGGTTTTTCTGTTATAGACTGGCCCCATATGGCAATGCAATTTCAAAAGAATCCTAAGAACAAGAATAGGAAAGATATCCCTCGGCAGAGCATGATGCGATTCCTCGGCAGCTTCGGTTCCGGGCTTCTCATATTCTTTTTCCTCATCGCGCTCTATTCGCTGCTTTCCGGAGGAGGCGATGCGGGGACGGCGATATCGCTGTCCGAGCTTTCTAACGACGTGAGCAAGGGCGCAGTCAAGGTCATACAGATAGACGGCACCGACCTGACCGCGACGTATAACGACGGCACGACCAAGACGACGAAGAAAGAGGCCGACAGCCCTCTAACGACGACCCTTACTAATTATGGGGTCACGCCTCAAAAGATCTCTGCCGTTGATATACAGATAAAAGAGCCGTCAGGATTTTCGTACTGGTTCATCGCATTGGCGCCGTTCATCGTGCCTCTCATATTCATCGGCTTCCTCGTATGGCTTCTGACGCGGCAGGTCCGGGGAGCGGGCATGCAGGCGTTCTCGTTCGGCCAGTCGAAGGCGCGGATAACCCATCCTGACGACAAGAAATCGAAAGTGACGTTCAAGGACGTCGCGGGCGCGAAGGAAGCGAAGCAGGAGTTGATGGAGATCGTGGACTTCCTCCGCAATCCGAAGAAATTCCTTGACCTGGGCGCGGTGATACCGAAGGGCATTCTCTTGATGGGCGCGCCGGGCACGGGCAAGACCCTGTTGGCGCGCGCGGTCGCGGGCGAGGCAGGCGTGGCGTTCTTCTCTATATCAGGCTCCGAATTCGTCGAGATGTTCGTGGGCGTGGGCGCTTCGCGGGTGCGCGACCTGTTCAAGATGGCGAAATCGGCGGCGCCGGCCATCATATTCGTGGACGAGATCGACGCGGTGGGACGAAGCCGCGGCGTCGGCATGGGCGGCGGCAACGACGAGAGGGAGCAGACCTTGAACCAGATACTCGTCGAAATGGACGGCTTCGAGCCGAACGAGAAAGTGATCGTCATGGCGGCGACCAACAGGCCTGACGTTCTGGACCCTGCGCTTTTGAGGCCGGGCCGATTCGACCGACGCGTCACCATAGATGTGCCTGATCGCAATGATCGCGAGGAGATCCTAAAGATACACGCGCGCAAGAAGCCGTTCGCGGAAGACGTCAATCTGAAGGTGATCGCGGAGCGCACGCCGGGCTTCTCGGGCGCCGATCTGTATTCGCTCATGAACGAAGGAGCGATCCTGGCCGCGCGCGAGAACCGTACCAAGGTCTCGCAATACGACCTGATCCGCGCTATCGAAAAGGTCATGCTCGGCCCTGAACGCAAAAGCCATATATTGTCGCAGGAGGAGAAAAAGATCACTGCGTATCACGAAGCCGGCCATGCCGTCGTTTCTTCCACGCTCGATTATGCCGATCCGGTCCATAAGATATCGATCGTCTCGCGCGGGCGGGCTGCGGGATATGTCCTCCATCTGCCGCTCGAGGACAGGAAGCTTCAATCCAAGAAAGAATTCCTCGACGACATCGCCGTGTCGCTCGGCGGATATGTCGCCGAGCGTCTGATGTTCGCGGATCTCACGACCGGCCCGTCGAATGACCTGCAGGTCTCGACCGCACTGGCTCGCGATATGGTGACCAAATACGGTATGTCCGCGACGCTCGGTCCCGTGGCATTGGAAGGCGCCGGCGGCCGCGTATTGTTCGGCCGCGGCGTCGAAGAAGGAGAATATTCGGAAAAAGTAGCGTCTGAAATAGACGCTGAAGTGAAAGCCATCATGACCGAGGGCATGAGCCGCGCCGAAAAGACCATCAAGACGAACAAAAAATTGCTCGACGCCATCGCCAAGCGATTGATGGAAGTCGAGACGATAGAGCGGGATGAATTCGAAAAGCTCCTCGTTGCTCACGGCGTTACCCCGAAGAAGAAAAAGGACATAGAGCACCAGCCATAAAAAAAGAGCCGCTCCGAAGGAGCGGCTCTTGCTATGAGCGCGCGGTCGCGCGCTTTCCCAAAAGCTCTTGGAAGAGTCCGGAGAATTCAATCCGGATCGCATGGCTCGGAATCTCCGCGAGCGGGATGACGCTCGCTCCCGATCCCAGCTCCTTTCTCTTGCCCCGAAAGGCGAAAGAATAGAAACTGCAGGCGCAGTCTTTGCCCTCGAACCAGAACTGCTCCAGAGTCTCGATCACGGGCTCCATGCGAGAGAGCGACACGTCCTCGAAATAGGGTCGGAGCAGGCCGTTGAGGAAGATGTCATGCGAATGGGCGCCGTTTATGCCGTAGGGCAGGGTGAGCCTGCCTTGCCACGGAAGAAGGACGAGCTTGCCGTCCTCCGTGAGCGGGGCGAACACGTAAAGTGCCGGTTTTATATTGAAGATCATGGTACCTCCTCGCTCTATTATAAGCCCATGCCCGATATTTGTATCCTCACCCGGTCTGGTTTAGTATAACGGAGCCTCTTATATTATATAGAGCCTGCCGCATCTTGCGCCTATAGCTCAGTTGGTTAGAGCATCGAGCTTATACCTCGAGGGTCCTTGGTTCGAATCCAAGTAGGCGCACCGGGTCGTAGCTGATATTATTGGAAGCATCGAAAGCAATGAATATATTCACTTATCTCAAACGTCACTCGGTACTCGCCACGACGCTCGCCATCGTGGCCGTTATAATGATGATCATCGCCGGCAGGATGGCCGCGCGCAAAGGCGCCGCGATAGAGACGAATCTGGGCGCCCGCCAGGTCGCATTGGTCGCCGCGTCCGCCTTTAGGAAAGACGCTTCGACCGTCTCTGCGAACGGCACCGTAGAATCTATCGCCCAGGCCGACCTGAAAAGCCAGACATCCGCGCCCGTCTCGTCTATAAATGCCCAGGTGGGTGACAGCGTCTATGCAGGTCAGGTCATCCTGGAATTGAAGAACGCCGACATCCGTGCGCGCCTCGATCAAGCGAAGGCCTCTCTCGCATTGGCGCAGGGCCAGTACGAGACGGGCACGGTGTCGCTCGATTCTGCTCGGACAGGCGCTCGCGACAAGGCGAGGGACGCCTATTCAGCCGTCGACCAGGCGGCGAGGGGCCAGCTCGACCAGTTCTTGTTCAATGCTGCATCGGGCGTTCAGCCCCTTTCCGCGCGCGTCTCCGACGCCAAGCTCATCGACCAGCTCCACGCCGATCGCGACGACCTCGAGAACTATCTCGCTCCCTGGAAGGCTAAGGTCGATTCGCTTACCGATACTTCCGACAATGACGAGCTCTTGGGCGTGCTGGCCCAGTCCAAGGTCGTCCTCGCTTCGGCGCAGAAACTGTTCGACGACGCCTCGACGGCTCTCAATTCCTTGTCCAAAGACATGTCATCATCCGATGCCGCCACCATTTCAGGATGGAAGGCCGTCGTCTCGTCCGCGAAGGCGTCCGTTTCGGGCGCGAGCGCGGCAGTGACGTCGGCTGATACGGCGCTCCGCAACGCCCAGTCGGGCCGCGGCACGACGGCAGAAGCGTCTATTGCTTCGGCGGAAGCCGGCGTAAAGAGCCTCGAAGCTGAGCTCGCCAAGACGATCGTCGTCTCTCCTATAAATGGCAAGGTCGCCGCGGTG contains the following coding sequences:
- a CDS encoding PspC domain-containing protein; its protein translation is MKRTLKKMKDHRAAFGVCSGIAYWIGAPVWLVRFAWVCSVLFWGTGCALYLILAVFMPTWEKDPADFDQVTGHKDAA
- a CDS encoding ZIP family metal transporter; protein product: MQLEYHGFRDDISPQVLDFIYLIFARPIMIILIALGALAATFFGGLFALRWSDKLHLILGFSAGALIGVALFDLMPEALELGGGYWNLDMLMLALAGGFTAYLLLDRMFLMHCHEEDHDHRSHHAHRGRFGAGSLSFHSFLDGAAIGVAFHVSPVIGAVVAAAVLAHDFSDGINTVSMILRHGGEKRQAFRWLVVDAVAPVVGIASTYFFSISESALSLVLMVFCGFFIYIGASDLLPESHHKHPTRWTTITTIIGMAVIYMVVHIAGV
- the smpB gene encoding SsrA-binding protein SmpB — protein: MALAENKKAFFDYEILDEYEAGIELLGLEAKSLRTHGAVLDGAYVTIRGGEAYILQMSIAPYQPTNTPADYDPMRMRRLIMTKAEIRQLADMEAKKGLTIVPIRVYNKGTKLKVAIAVVRGKKKFDKRASIQKRETDRDIRRTLKGQE
- a CDS encoding YibE/F family protein, with amino-acid sequence MKRILFILISILAFAANSAHGQEVMQDKQEIVRAQVVHIIDSNTEMIPGTDTPHLIQNIEAKILTGLAEGKTVTIKNDLIRLEEGETFYAAHLVPWDGGTETFIVSEPDRLPQLGMLAIIFVILVVIFGGKQGARGIASLIGSLAFIVFALIPGIIQGYSPILLSIVVSSVIIVLGSYITHGFNKTTTSAVIGMVVTVLIVGIFAHFAIGYARLAGFGDEEATYLNFNFRGTLDLAGILLGGILIGLLGVMYDAAIGQAISVEELHRIAPHVSRRTIYSRAIRIGREHIGALVNTLAIAYVGASLPLLLLFYSASGESIGLILNRETFATEIVRSLVGSIGLILAVPVTTVIAVFMLVKNPSPADDDKKIEEEMRVIEHAGHRH
- the ftsH gene encoding ATP-dependent zinc metalloprotease FtsH; protein product: MAMQFQKNPKNKNRKDIPRQSMMRFLGSFGSGLLIFFFLIALYSLLSGGGDAGTAISLSELSNDVSKGAVKVIQIDGTDLTATYNDGTTKTTKKEADSPLTTTLTNYGVTPQKISAVDIQIKEPSGFSYWFIALAPFIVPLIFIGFLVWLLTRQVRGAGMQAFSFGQSKARITHPDDKKSKVTFKDVAGAKEAKQELMEIVDFLRNPKKFLDLGAVIPKGILLMGAPGTGKTLLARAVAGEAGVAFFSISGSEFVEMFVGVGASRVRDLFKMAKSAAPAIIFVDEIDAVGRSRGVGMGGGNDEREQTLNQILVEMDGFEPNEKVIVMAATNRPDVLDPALLRPGRFDRRVTIDVPDRNDREEILKIHARKKPFAEDVNLKVIAERTPGFSGADLYSLMNEGAILAARENRTKVSQYDLIRAIEKVMLGPERKSHILSQEEKKITAYHEAGHAVVSSTLDYADPVHKISIVSRGRAAGYVLHLPLEDRKLQSKKEFLDDIAVSLGGYVAERLMFADLTTGPSNDLQVSTALARDMVTKYGMSATLGPVALEGAGGRVLFGRGVEEGEYSEKVASEIDAEVKAIMTEGMSRAEKTIKTNKKLLDAIAKRLMEVETIERDEFEKLLVAHGVTPKKKKDIEHQP
- a CDS encoding transcriptional repressor, which translates into the protein MHNRRPSNKKDILEKYTSEEIALGTHIYTAKRKVTKARIHILTALSHFDRPVSIKELRRSVQKHDTATLYRTLETLLKAKLVRKIDIGSTEALYETNIGRPHHHHITCTACGAMESVDACAPMPSANSLAMKRFAEITDHTLEFFGICKRCAV
- a CDS encoding redoxin domain-containing protein; translation: MMRNKQIVGLVVAIVVIVVSIMYLQMGKAKPVISGAPAAEVTAAEASPSLMPADSAARIAAKSAMYEKAKEIAAPSGFVNTDGQPITISQYVGKKVVLLDIMTYSCINCIRTFPYLVDWYKKYEDKGLVIIGIHTPEFDFEKNIDNVTAAMKKYGITFPVVLDNDYGTWSAYKNLYWPRKYLIDIDGFIRYDHIGEGGYGETEEKIQDLLKERADVLGLGAAVSSSIDMPTMPEAVSQAPESLDQSRETYFGSARNEFFGNGAPGRTTGGMFTIPDKPTLNRFYLGGEWSILPDHAENTAVPAKIVYPFVARKVFFVASADSPVAVNVSVDGKALAPITVHEARLYDVYATDALGQHTLELSPQGKGLQAFTLTFGN
- a CDS encoding HlyD family efflux transporter periplasmic adaptor subunit, with the translated sequence MNIFTYLKRHSVLATTLAIVAVIMMIIAGRMAARKGAAIETNLGARQVALVAASAFRKDASTVSANGTVESIAQADLKSQTSAPVSSINAQVGDSVYAGQVILELKNADIRARLDQAKASLALAQGQYETGTVSLDSARTGARDKARDAYSAVDQAARGQLDQFLFNAASGVQPLSARVSDAKLIDQLHADRDDLENYLAPWKAKVDSLTDTSDNDELLGVLAQSKVVLASAQKLFDDASTALNSLSKDMSSSDAATISGWKAVVSSAKASVSGASAAVTSADTALRNAQSGRGTTAEASIASAEAGVKSLEAELAKTIVVSPINGKVAAVPLRVGELASPGTLLASVVGSQGLQVKAFASGEDIARITKGAPATIAGAVQGVVSAVAPSVNQTNKKVEVTIAVSNPDRTNLVVGQSVSVAIKGASQTGANAAGSYFLPIQNVKIVPGDAYIFTINADSKLVKHSVTLGAVQGDFIEVTSGIADDMRIVSPVYELEEGQKVDAE